In one window of Primulina tabacum isolate GXHZ01 chromosome 8, ASM2559414v2, whole genome shotgun sequence DNA:
- the LOC142553426 gene encoding F-box/LRR-repeat protein 12 yields MTNDPIILSTSVLQLPDDCLYFIFQNLDCCSDRESFGLTCRRWLHIQNSSRRSLQFHCSLTCLRIVSHILPSTKILPFHLHQLLRRFQQLQSLSLSGCTELPDLGLSALLHYGSKLQSLHLDCCFDITDHGLSIIAHGCPSLTTISLYRCDITDIGLEVLSKSCVALKDVNISYSVLVSDHGIRALTQNCRHLRAINISHCRNISGVGFQGCSNTLVYLEANSCKLEPEGIQGMVSGGGLEYLNISNLIWSIHGHGLASMDSGYLSQLRVLNLRLCRTIGNEAIVAISVGCPLLQEWNLALCHEVRLAGWASIGSNCGKLERLHVNRCQNLCDQGLQSLREGCKRMQHLYLSRCRRLSLTAIEMFKCLRSDVKIVDDEIMCIAPASAFRS; encoded by the coding sequence ATGACCAATGATCCAATCATTCTGTCAACATCCGTCCTCCAACTTCCTGACGATtgcttatattttatttttcaaaatcttGACTGTTGTTCTGATCGTGAATCATTTGGACTAACTTGTCGTCGGTGGCTTCACATTCAAAATTCCTCTCGTCGATCTTTGCAATTCCATTGTTCGCTCACTTGTCTAAGGATTGTCTCACATATCCTCCCTTCAACCAAGATCCTTCCCTTCCATCTGCACCAGTTACTCCGTCGTTTTCAGCAGCTACAGTCGCTATCACTATCTGGGTGTACCGAGCTCCCTGATTTAGGTTTATCTGCATTGCTTCACTATGGCTCAAAGTTGCAGAGCTTGCATCTAGATTGTTGTTTTGACATAACAGATCACGGGCTTTCCATCATTGCACATGGCTGCCCTTCTTTGACAACCATTAGCCTTTACCGGTGCGACATTACTGATATTGGATTGGAAGTACTCTCTAAATCTTGTGTCGCACTAAAAGAtgtcaatatctcgtactctgTACTTGTTTCTGATCATGGGATTCGTGCTCTCACCCAAAATTGCCGCCATCTTCGAGCTATCAACATATCTCACTGCAGAAATATAAGTGGTGTTGGCTTTCAAGGATGTTCAAATACTCTAGTTTACTTAGAAGCCAATTCGTGTAAGCTTGAGCCGGAAGGAATACAGGGTATGGTTAGTGGTGGTGGCTTAGAGTACTTAAACATTTCCAACTTAATCTGGAGCATACACGGTCACGGATTGGCATCGATGGATTCTGGATATCTTTCCCAACTCAGAGTGCTGAATCTTCGGTTGTGCAGAACCATTGGGAACGAAGCTATAGTGGCAATTTCAGTGGGGTGTCCACTGCTTCAAGAGTGGAACTTGGCTCTGTGCCATGAAGTTCGATTGGCAGGATGGGCATCAATCGGGTCGAACTGTGGTAAATTGGAGCGTCTTCATGTGAACCGGTGCCAGAACCTCTGTGATCAGGGCTTGCAATCTCTGAGAGAGGGCTGCAAAAGGATGCAGCATTTGTACTTGAGTCGATGCAGAAGGTTGAGCTTGACAGCTATTGAGATGTTCAAGTGTTTGAGAAGTGACGTGAAGATTGTGGATGATGAAATTATGTGCATTGCGCCTGCTTCGGCCTTCAGGTCATAG
- the LOC142553427 gene encoding large ribosomal subunit protein uL18-like: protein MVFVKAQKSRAYFKRFQVKFKRRRQGKTDYRARIRLINQDKNKYNTPKYRIVVRFTNKDIIAQVVSASIAGDHILAAAYSHELPIYGLEVGLTNYAAAYCTGLLLARRVLKKLEMDEDYEGNVEATGEDYSVEPSESRRPFRALLDVGLLRTTTGNRVFGALKGALDGGLDIPHSDKRFAGFDKSSKQLDPEVHRKYIYGGHVTSYMNTLMEDEPEKYQSHFSRFIKKGIESENMEEMYKKVHAAIRADPTKKKAEKQPPKTHKRFNLKKLTYEERREKLVQRLNALNAAAANDEEEDDDE from the exons ATG GTCTTTGTCAAGGCGCAAAAGTCGAGAGCTTACTTCAAACGGTTCCAAGTTAAATTCAAGAGAAGGAGGC aggGAAAGACTGACTACCGGGCAAGGATTCGACTGATCAACCAGGACAAGAATAAGTACAACACTCCGAAATATCGCATTGTAGTGCGATTT ACCAATAAAGATATAATTGCCCAAGTTGTCTCTGCAAGCATTGCTGGTGACCACATCCTTGCTGCTGCTTATTCCCATGAGTTGCCTATCTATGGCCTTGAAGTCGGCCTCACCAATTATGCTGCTG cTTACTGTACTGGACTTCTGCTGGCTCGTAGAGTTCTGAAAAAACTTGAAATGGACGAGGATTATGAAGGAAACGTTGAG GCCACTGGAGAGGATTATTCTGTTGAACCATCCGAAAGCAGAAGGCCTTTCCGTGCGCTCCTTGACGTTGGACTTTTAAGGACTACCACTGGAAATCGCGTTTTTGGTGCCCTCAAG GGAGCTCTGGATGGTGGACTTGACATCCCTCACAGTGATAAAAGGTTTGCTGGATTTGACAAGAGCAGCAAGCAGCTTGACCCTGAAGTGCATAGGAAATACATCTATGGCGGTCATGTTACTTCCTATATGAAT ACTTTGATGGAAGATGAGCCCGAGAAGTACCAATCTCATTTTAGCAGGTTTATAAAAAAGGGTATTGAGTCAGAGAACATGGAGGAGATGTATAAGAAGGTTCATGCTGCCATTCGTGCTGATCCCACAAAAAAGAAAGCTGAAAAACAACCCCCAAAGACGCACAAGAG ATTCAACCTTAAGAAGCTAACTTACGAGGAGAGGAGGGAGAAGCTGGTCCAGAGGTTGAATGCTCTTAATGCTGCAGCAGCAAATGACGAAGAGGAGGATGATGACGAGTGA